Proteins encoded within one genomic window of Episyrphus balteatus chromosome 1, idEpiBalt1.1, whole genome shotgun sequence:
- the LOC129906165 gene encoding putative uncharacterized protein DDB_G0286901 has protein sequence NNNNNNNNNNNNNNNNNNNNNNNNNNNNNNNNNNNNNNNNNNNNNNNNNNNNNNNNNNNNNNNNNNNNNNNNNNNNNNNNNNNNNNNNNNNNNNNKNNNNNNNNNNNNNNNNNNNNNNNNNNNNNNNNNNNNNNNNNNNNNNNNNNNNNNNNNNNNNNNNNNNNNNNNNNNNNNNNNNNNNNNNNNNNNNNNNNNNNNNNNNN, from the coding sequence aataataataataataataataataataataataataataataataataataataataataataataataataataataataataataataataataataataataataataataataataataataataataataataataataataataataataataataataataataataataataataataataataataataataataataataataataataataataataataataataataataataataataataataataataataataataataataataataagaataataataataataataataataataataataataataataataataataataataataataataataataataataataataataataataataataataataataataataataataataataataataataataataataataataataataataataataataataataataataataataataataataataataataataataataataataataataataataataataataataataataataataataataataataataataataataataataataataataataataataataataataataataat